The Aureitalea marina genome includes a window with the following:
- the argS gene encoding arginine--tRNA ligase, producing MLQELISENVKRAILESYQVELPSVEFQATRKEFEGDITVVVFPMLRSIKGNPAVIGQTIGEFLEKNLTEVVGFNVVKGFLNIVLSDSYMLEQFYRTPDYSRYGLDNITDQTVMVEFSSPNTNKPLHLGHIRNILLGDSVSRILAAAGRKVYKTQIINDRGIHICKSMLAWKRHGNGITPESAGVKGDKLVGDFYVQFDKDYKAEVSQLMNEGKTEEEAKAQAPSLLEAQQMLRQWEAGEPEVVQLWKTMNGWVYEGFEQTYQNLGVSFDSYYYESNTYLLGKDNIEEGLAKGVFFKKEDGSVWCDLTEDGLDEKLVLRSDGTAVYMTQDIGTAIQRVKDNPDITGMIYTVGNEQDYHFKVLFLILKKLGYTWAENLYHLSYGMVDLPSGKMKSREGTVVDADDLMAQMDQTAGDISSELGKLEGYSEEEKQQLYHIIGLGALKYYILKVDPKKRILFNPEESVDFQGNTGPFIQYTYARIQSILRKANEDESIGSGRVDVDLEDREKDVLKQLMLFPEVLQAAADAYSPALIANYTYDLVKFYNSFFQNVPIFGAESPEKIQFRVQLSEATGEVIRLGFDLLGISVPERM from the coding sequence TTGCTTCAAGAACTGATCTCCGAAAATGTTAAGCGCGCCATACTGGAAAGCTATCAGGTAGAACTTCCTTCGGTCGAATTCCAGGCCACTCGCAAGGAGTTTGAAGGAGATATCACCGTGGTTGTTTTTCCTATGCTCAGATCTATTAAGGGAAATCCGGCTGTAATTGGACAGACCATAGGTGAGTTCCTGGAAAAGAACTTGACGGAAGTGGTAGGCTTCAATGTGGTCAAAGGATTTTTGAACATCGTATTGAGCGATTCCTATATGTTAGAGCAGTTCTACCGGACTCCTGATTATTCGCGCTATGGGCTTGATAATATCACGGATCAAACCGTTATGGTGGAGTTCTCTTCTCCTAATACCAATAAGCCACTCCACCTGGGGCATATCAGGAACATACTGTTGGGGGATTCCGTCTCTCGAATCCTGGCAGCAGCCGGAAGAAAGGTGTACAAGACCCAGATCATCAACGACAGAGGGATCCACATCTGTAAGAGCATGTTAGCCTGGAAACGCCATGGCAACGGAATAACTCCAGAAAGTGCCGGAGTAAAAGGCGATAAATTGGTAGGGGATTTCTACGTGCAGTTCGATAAAGATTACAAAGCTGAGGTTTCCCAATTAATGAATGAAGGGAAGACAGAAGAAGAGGCCAAGGCTCAGGCACCATCACTCTTGGAGGCCCAGCAGATGCTCAGGCAATGGGAAGCAGGAGAGCCCGAAGTGGTCCAGCTTTGGAAGACCATGAACGGCTGGGTGTACGAGGGCTTCGAGCAAACCTATCAAAACCTGGGAGTTTCATTCGACAGTTATTACTACGAAAGCAATACCTACTTGCTAGGTAAGGACAATATAGAGGAAGGCCTGGCCAAAGGAGTTTTCTTTAAAAAAGAAGACGGTTCAGTTTGGTGTGATCTGACCGAAGATGGACTGGACGAGAAGCTGGTGCTGCGCAGTGACGGTACGGCGGTCTATATGACCCAAGACATCGGTACAGCGATCCAACGGGTGAAGGATAACCCGGATATCACCGGGATGATCTACACAGTAGGAAATGAACAGGATTACCACTTCAAGGTATTATTCCTGATACTGAAAAAATTGGGTTATACCTGGGCGGAGAATTTATATCATCTGAGCTACGGCATGGTCGATCTGCCTTCCGGAAAGATGAAGAGCCGGGAAGGAACGGTAGTGGACGCCGACGATCTGATGGCACAAATGGATCAAACCGCCGGAGACATTTCTTCTGAGCTCGGGAAGTTAGAAGGTTATTCTGAAGAGGAGAAGCAACAGCTCTACCACATCATTGGGCTGGGAGCTTTGAAGTACTATATTCTCAAGGTCGACCCGAAGAAAAGAATACTGTTCAACCCAGAGGAGAGCGTCGATTTCCAAGGCAATACAGGCCCTTTCATTCAGTATACCTATGCACGGATACAGTCCATTTTGCGTAAAGCCAATGAAGACGAATCAATTGGTTCGGGTCGCGTAGATGTGGATCTCGAAGACCGTGAGAAAGATGTACTGAAGCAGCTGATGTTATTTCCTGAAGTACTTCAAGCCGCTGCAGACGCTTATAGTCCTGCGCTTATTGCCAATTATACCTACGATCTGGTGAAATTTTACAACTCCTTTTTCCAGAATGTTCCCATCTTTGGTGCAGAAAGCCCGGAGAAGATCCAATTCCGTGTTCAACTATCAGAAGCAACTGGAGAGGTTATCCGGCTTGGATTTGACCTGCTTGGGATATCGGTTCCGGAGCGTATGTGA
- a CDS encoding M28 family peptidase has protein sequence MKQLITVMIMALFTVAGWTQTDMELAQSTVTQDKIKGHIYFLADDLLEGRETGTQGNKIAAAYLANTLRSYGVKPNPESGNFYQEVILQKTTPHTRIELKLGGKAVKNTVVLAGNKINYTGGAVFVGHGLEDDYKGKNVKGKIVFMRAGGPDGGTAQQAFRLRKQKEALAKEKGAISMIEFLQAEENMWGYIEHNFNTDRLGMKDPEKIKKEQTVKGEMNFTYLWIKDEFGQLAVNMEKNPEQPVQLLVSGSQKIPVKTQNVIGWVEGTDPELKNEFIIYSAHYDHVGIGTPDETGDAIYNGARDNAVGTTTVLSMAENLAKHPTKRSALFILFTGEEKGLLGSKYYVENPVLPLNQMVYCFNSDNGGYNDTSLATIIGLPRTTAEQNIKDAVSAFGLTAIDDPAAEQGLFDRSDNVNFAAVGIPAPTFSLGFRSFDGEVTKYYHQPGDHADSMDYDYLEKFFKSYVLAGRMIANDPQTPFWTAGDKYEEAGKELYQVSGVKN, from the coding sequence ATGAAACAACTAATTACGGTCATGATCATGGCCCTGTTCACTGTGGCCGGTTGGACGCAAACCGATATGGAATTAGCTCAATCTACCGTCACTCAAGACAAGATAAAGGGGCATATCTACTTTCTAGCCGATGATCTGCTGGAAGGTAGGGAAACCGGAACCCAGGGAAATAAAATAGCAGCCGCTTATTTGGCGAATACCCTAAGAAGTTATGGGGTTAAACCCAATCCCGAATCTGGAAATTTCTACCAGGAAGTCATACTGCAAAAGACAACTCCCCATACGCGAATTGAGCTCAAACTGGGTGGTAAAGCTGTCAAGAACACAGTCGTCCTGGCCGGCAACAAGATCAACTACACTGGAGGGGCGGTCTTTGTAGGTCATGGATTGGAAGATGATTACAAAGGCAAGAATGTCAAGGGTAAGATTGTTTTCATGCGGGCCGGAGGCCCAGATGGTGGCACAGCTCAACAAGCCTTCAGACTAAGAAAGCAAAAGGAGGCGCTTGCCAAGGAGAAGGGAGCTATTTCCATGATCGAATTCTTACAAGCCGAAGAAAATATGTGGGGCTATATCGAACACAACTTCAATACGGATCGGCTGGGAATGAAGGACCCGGAGAAGATCAAGAAAGAACAGACCGTAAAAGGTGAGATGAATTTTACCTATCTCTGGATAAAGGATGAGTTTGGTCAGCTGGCTGTAAACATGGAAAAGAATCCGGAGCAGCCTGTTCAGCTCTTGGTTTCCGGAAGCCAAAAGATTCCTGTGAAAACTCAAAACGTGATCGGCTGGGTAGAGGGCACTGATCCCGAATTAAAAAATGAGTTCATTATCTATTCGGCTCACTACGACCACGTGGGGATTGGAACCCCGGACGAAACAGGAGACGCTATCTACAACGGTGCCAGGGACAATGCCGTAGGTACAACTACTGTATTGAGCATGGCGGAAAACCTGGCAAAACACCCAACAAAGCGGTCTGCTTTGTTCATTCTCTTTACTGGGGAAGAAAAAGGGCTATTGGGAAGTAAGTACTATGTGGAGAACCCAGTGCTACCACTCAATCAGATGGTCTACTGCTTCAACTCTGACAATGGTGGATACAATGATACATCTCTGGCCACCATCATCGGATTACCCCGCACTACTGCAGAGCAGAATATCAAAGATGCTGTTTCTGCCTTTGGCCTGACCGCCATTGACGATCCTGCTGCCGAGCAAGGGCTGTTTGACAGAAGTGATAATGTGAATTTTGCCGCTGTCGGCATCCCGGCACCTACCTTTTCCTTAGGCTTCCGTTCCTTTGATGGTGAAGTAACCAAATACTATCACCAACCCGGAGACCATGCGGATTCCATGGATTATGACTACCTGGAGAAATTCTTCAAGTCCTATGTATTAGCCGGAAGAATGATCGCCAATGACCCACAGACCCCATTCTGGACTGCAGGAGATAAATATGAAGAGGCCGGTAAGGAACTTTATCAGGTAAGCGGAGTTAAGAATTAG
- a CDS encoding TonB-dependent receptor plug domain-containing protein, with protein MPSLKRHFIILFFCISSLNLLQAQSENREVPLTQFFQSLEQLFGCNFSYQDSDLTHHYVLPEQRNNLNEYLDLLSELTLFDYTLLPDLTVAVATKPDLTSYCGVLIGRESEQVVTGATVRTAYQIMTVPESGMFRGLVAKPSEEISITMSGYNPILITAGNLDEAACPRLVMTPLPQALEEVYLLNFLAKGIEKRLDGSLLINYDDFDILPGLIEPDVLQTIQALPGIQSVNERVSDINIRGGTNDQNLILLDGVKMYQSGHFFGLISAFNPFLTTEVSVIKNGSPSRFGDGVSGIISMRGEEEINKEFRAGAGTNLISADAWVDVPLGEKASLQVSGRTSINGLVETPTFNAYFDRVFQNTEVISESDSESVSDDAFNFFDTYLRLLYQPTEKDYIRANFLVLGNDLTFLENANVDGMLESRGSNLDQNNLSGGFFYRRDWSPDFRTIFQWYGSNYDLEARNVDVINNQELVQQNQVEETGFRVRGIYDLTARFALELGYQFNETGITNFERINNPDFERTDKQVIRTNSLFADATYVTNDNKTVLSGGIRFNHIGKFDEIKVEPRLRINHRFSDRLSLELLSEIKSQTTSQIIDFQSDFLGVENRRWVLSSPDVLPIIMGRQISLDLIYVNQGWQLSVEPYLKEIDGISAQSQGFQNQFQNVRTTGRYTVKGVDLLIDKRFQKINTWLGYSFADNSYRFPELNPSEFHNNLDVTHTLSYGINYSWKDFKLAAGLNWHSGKPTTRPVPGEEIIDGQINFQPPNSDNIDDYFRVDLSGTYRFMIGSKIKAFAGLSVWNLFDNENVVNNFYRINSAGEIEEVNELSLSFTPNASFRIEF; from the coding sequence GTGCCGTCACTGAAAAGGCATTTCATTATTCTCTTTTTCTGCATCTCCTCACTCAACCTGTTACAGGCGCAAAGCGAAAACCGGGAGGTACCCCTTACTCAATTCTTTCAGTCTTTAGAACAGCTTTTTGGTTGTAACTTTTCCTATCAGGACAGTGACCTGACCCATCACTATGTGCTACCGGAACAACGCAATAACCTCAATGAGTATCTGGATTTACTGTCCGAACTCACCCTATTCGACTATACATTGCTGCCGGATCTAACAGTTGCCGTAGCAACTAAACCTGATCTAACCTCCTACTGTGGGGTACTGATCGGGCGGGAGTCCGAACAGGTGGTAACCGGAGCTACCGTAAGAACGGCCTATCAAATTATGACGGTGCCGGAAAGTGGCATGTTCCGTGGCCTTGTAGCCAAGCCCAGTGAAGAGATATCGATTACCATGTCAGGCTACAACCCCATCCTCATTACTGCTGGCAACTTGGATGAAGCGGCATGCCCCAGATTGGTGATGACTCCACTACCCCAAGCCCTGGAAGAAGTTTATCTGCTAAACTTCCTGGCCAAGGGGATAGAGAAACGCCTGGATGGTTCACTGTTAATCAATTATGACGATTTCGACATTTTACCCGGGCTGATCGAACCCGATGTCCTGCAAACCATACAAGCCTTACCTGGGATACAATCCGTAAATGAGCGGGTTTCCGATATCAATATCCGTGGTGGCACCAACGACCAGAACCTCATCCTTTTGGACGGAGTTAAAATGTATCAAAGCGGACACTTCTTCGGATTGATCTCTGCGTTCAACCCCTTTCTGACCACCGAGGTCTCGGTTATCAAGAACGGCTCCCCGTCCCGTTTCGGTGATGGAGTTTCGGGTATCATTTCGATGCGCGGAGAGGAGGAGATCAACAAAGAATTCAGGGCAGGAGCAGGAACAAATCTAATCAGTGCTGATGCCTGGGTAGACGTACCACTTGGAGAAAAGGCTTCCTTGCAGGTTTCAGGAAGAACATCCATCAATGGCCTGGTGGAGACTCCTACTTTCAACGCCTATTTTGACCGGGTATTCCAAAATACCGAAGTGATATCAGAAAGTGATAGCGAGTCCGTTTCGGATGACGCCTTCAACTTTTTTGATACCTATCTCAGACTGTTGTATCAACCAACAGAAAAAGACTATATCAGGGCCAACTTCTTGGTCCTGGGTAACGACTTGACCTTCCTGGAAAATGCCAACGTGGATGGTATGTTGGAATCCAGGGGAAGTAACCTGGACCAGAACAACCTGTCCGGAGGATTCTTCTATCGACGAGACTGGAGCCCGGACTTTCGGACCATTTTTCAATGGTATGGCAGTAATTACGATCTGGAAGCTCGCAACGTAGACGTGATCAACAATCAGGAGCTAGTGCAGCAGAACCAAGTTGAAGAAACTGGGTTTAGAGTGCGTGGTATCTACGATTTAACGGCAAGATTTGCACTAGAGTTGGGTTATCAATTCAACGAAACGGGTATCACCAATTTCGAACGGATCAACAATCCCGACTTCGAAAGGACCGATAAACAAGTGATCCGAACCAATAGTCTGTTCGCGGATGCTACCTATGTGACCAATGACAATAAGACCGTATTATCTGGCGGAATCCGGTTCAATCATATTGGAAAATTTGATGAGATCAAGGTCGAACCACGTCTGAGGATCAATCATCGTTTTAGTGACCGGTTGAGCTTGGAACTTCTTTCCGAGATCAAGAGCCAGACTACTTCCCAAATCATCGATTTCCAATCGGACTTCTTGGGTGTGGAGAACCGAAGATGGGTATTGTCTTCTCCAGATGTTTTGCCCATTATCATGGGACGGCAAATTTCCCTGGACCTCATCTATGTGAATCAGGGCTGGCAGTTAAGCGTAGAGCCCTATTTAAAGGAGATCGATGGAATTTCGGCTCAAAGCCAAGGTTTTCAAAATCAATTTCAAAACGTCAGAACAACAGGAAGATATACGGTAAAAGGTGTAGATCTCCTGATCGATAAACGCTTCCAGAAGATCAATACCTGGTTGGGATATTCCTTTGCGGATAATAGCTATCGGTTTCCGGAATTAAACCCAAGTGAATTTCACAACAACCTGGATGTTACCCACACACTCAGTTATGGTATCAATTACAGCTGGAAGGATTTTAAATTAGCCGCTGGCCTGAACTGGCACAGTGGAAAGCCCACTACCAGACCCGTTCCCGGTGAAGAGATAATCGACGGACAGATCAACTTTCAACCTCCTAACAGCGACAATATCGACGATTATTTCAGGGTAGATCTCTCCGGCACCTATCGGTTTATGATCGGATCAAAGATCAAGGCTTTTGCCGGACTCTCAGTCTGGAATCTTTTCGATAATGAGAATGTGGTCAACAACTTTTACAGGATCAATTCTGCAGGAGAAATAGAGGAGGTAAATGAGCTCTCATTGAGCTTTACCCCTAACGCCAGTTTTCGGATCGAATTCTAA
- a CDS encoding sugar O-acetyltransferase: MTEKEKMLAGEMYDPLDPQLAEERYQARLLFQEFNKIDENNKTKRNEVLGKLIPHTGSDLWVEPPFYCDYGSNIIMGNQVFMNFNCCILDVMQVKMGDRVMLGPQVQIYTATHPLKAKARSSGREFAKPITIGNDVWIGGNATICPGVNIGNGVVIGAGSVVTKNIPDNCFAAGNPARVIREIEND; the protein is encoded by the coding sequence ATGACAGAAAAGGAAAAAATGTTAGCTGGGGAGATGTATGATCCACTCGATCCGCAATTAGCTGAAGAACGGTACCAAGCCCGATTACTTTTTCAGGAATTTAATAAGATTGACGAAAACAATAAAACCAAGCGCAACGAAGTCTTAGGAAAATTAATTCCGCATACTGGATCCGATCTATGGGTAGAACCTCCGTTCTATTGTGATTACGGCAGCAACATAATCATGGGAAATCAAGTGTTCATGAATTTCAACTGTTGTATACTGGATGTCATGCAAGTGAAAATGGGCGATAGAGTAATGCTGGGTCCTCAGGTTCAGATATATACTGCTACCCATCCACTAAAGGCCAAAGCGAGGAGTTCGGGAAGGGAGTTTGCCAAGCCCATCACTATAGGTAACGATGTCTGGATAGGCGGTAATGCCACCATTTGTCCGGGTGTGAATATAGGTAATGGTGTCGTGATAGGAGCCGGTTCTGTTGTTACAAAAAATATACCGGACAACTGCTTCGCAGCTGGCAATCCCGCTAGGGTAATACGAGAAATTGAGAACGATTAG
- a CDS encoding citrate synthase has translation MSNTAKLEINGNQYELPLVVGTENEVAIDIKTLRGVTKGVTTIDPGYKNTGSCESAITFLNGEEGILRYRGYSIEELAEKADFLEVAYLLIFGELPNTDQLEKFHADIKKNSHVDEDVKKIVDGFPKSAHPMGVLSSLTSALIAFNPSSVNVDSEEEMYNAIVRILGKFPVLTAWAHRKRAGLPLEYGDDSLGYVENFLKMMFKSPSGEYVSNPVITEAMDKLLILHADHEQNCSTSTVRIVGSSHAGLFASISAGISALWGPLHGGANQAVIEMLEGIKEDGGDTKKYMAKAKDKSDPFRLMGFGHRVYKNFDPRARIIKKAADEVLNDLGVDDPVLDIAKGLEKEALEDQYFVDRKLYPNVDFYSGIIYRSLGIPVEMFTAMFALGRLPGWIAQWREMRLRKEPIGRPRQIYIGETHRPFKDIEYR, from the coding sequence ATGAGTAACACAGCCAAACTGGAAATAAATGGAAATCAGTATGAATTGCCTTTGGTCGTAGGTACTGAAAATGAAGTAGCTATCGACATTAAAACCTTGCGAGGTGTTACCAAAGGTGTTACAACCATTGATCCGGGCTATAAGAACACCGGCTCCTGTGAAAGTGCAATTACCTTTCTCAATGGAGAAGAAGGGATCTTGCGTTACAGGGGGTATTCTATCGAGGAGTTGGCAGAAAAGGCCGACTTCTTGGAAGTAGCTTATTTGTTGATCTTTGGAGAGTTGCCCAATACGGATCAGCTGGAGAAATTCCATGCTGATATCAAAAAGAACTCTCATGTTGATGAGGATGTCAAGAAGATCGTAGATGGATTTCCGAAGTCTGCTCATCCCATGGGTGTGCTGTCCTCACTAACATCAGCACTTATAGCCTTTAACCCATCTTCTGTCAATGTTGATAGCGAGGAGGAGATGTACAATGCCATAGTGCGCATACTAGGTAAGTTTCCTGTGCTCACGGCCTGGGCGCACAGAAAGCGAGCCGGACTGCCTTTGGAGTACGGTGACGACTCACTTGGTTATGTAGAGAACTTCCTGAAGATGATGTTCAAAAGTCCGAGCGGGGAGTATGTTTCTAATCCGGTGATTACTGAGGCCATGGATAAGTTGCTTATTCTGCACGCCGATCACGAGCAAAACTGTTCTACCTCCACGGTTAGGATAGTCGGATCTTCGCACGCCGGGCTGTTTGCATCTATCTCGGCTGGAATTAGTGCACTGTGGGGTCCGCTTCACGGAGGTGCCAATCAGGCCGTGATCGAAATGCTCGAAGGAATAAAGGAAGATGGTGGAGATACCAAGAAGTATATGGCGAAGGCCAAAGATAAAAGTGATCCGTTCAGACTAATGGGCTTTGGTCACCGCGTTTATAAGAATTTTGATCCTCGGGCACGAATTATTAAAAAGGCCGCCGATGAGGTATTGAACGACCTGGGAGTGGATGATCCGGTATTGGACATTGCCAAAGGTCTGGAAAAAGAGGCCCTGGAAGATCAGTACTTCGTAGATCGCAAACTTTACCCTAACGTAGATTTCTATTCGGGTATCATTTACAGATCATTGGGAATCCCAGTGGAAATGTTTACTGCCATGTTTGCCCTTGGCCGTTTGCCTGGCTGGATCGCTCAATGGCGCGAAATGAGACTTCGGAAGGAGCCCATCGGGCGACCAAGACAGATCTATATCGGAGAAACTCATCGCCCATTTAAGGATATCGAATACCGTTAA
- a CDS encoding dimethylarginine dimethylaminohydrolase family protein has translation MELHITDEISPLKAVVLGIATSNGPIPQPEDAYDPKSLQHILAGTYPEEADMVSQMEEVADVLKRYGVQVYRPEVLEDYNQIFARDISFVIDDKIIIANILPDRKREVEATEYVWITVDKSKRIILPDECHVEGGDVMPWGDYLLVGTYRGDDYPDYITARTNMAAVEALQELFPERKVVSFNLKKSNTDPLNSALHLDCCFQPLGRGKAIIHRDAFLEEEEYQWLIDHFGEKNCFHITKEEMAAMFSNVFSISPDVVISERNFTRLNDWLRSHGFTVEEVNYNEIAKQGGLLRCSTMPLIREAN, from the coding sequence ATGGAGTTACATATTACGGACGAAATTTCCCCGCTTAAAGCGGTTGTCCTTGGGATAGCCACAAGCAATGGTCCCATACCACAACCAGAGGATGCTTACGATCCTAAATCCCTACAACACATACTTGCCGGAACCTATCCCGAAGAAGCCGACATGGTCTCCCAGATGGAGGAGGTAGCTGATGTCTTGAAGCGCTATGGGGTGCAGGTTTATCGACCTGAAGTATTGGAAGATTATAACCAGATATTTGCCAGGGATATCTCCTTTGTCATTGATGATAAGATCATTATTGCCAATATTCTGCCCGATCGTAAGCGAGAGGTGGAAGCCACCGAATACGTTTGGATAACGGTGGACAAGTCCAAACGGATCATTCTTCCGGACGAATGTCATGTGGAAGGCGGTGATGTGATGCCATGGGGGGATTACCTTCTCGTGGGAACATATCGTGGAGACGACTATCCTGATTACATTACTGCCAGGACCAATATGGCAGCGGTTGAGGCCCTGCAGGAGTTATTTCCTGAGAGAAAAGTGGTTTCGTTCAATCTCAAAAAGTCGAATACGGATCCATTGAACTCAGCTCTTCACCTGGATTGTTGTTTTCAACCCTTGGGAAGAGGTAAGGCAATTATTCACAGAGATGCCTTCCTTGAGGAAGAAGAGTATCAGTGGCTTATAGACCATTTTGGTGAGAAGAACTGTTTTCACATCACCAAGGAAGAGATGGCGGCTATGTTCAGCAATGTGTTTTCCATATCACCTGATGTGGTGATCTCCGAACGCAATTTTACCCGTCTAAATGACTGGTTAAGATCTCATGGGTTTACCGTAGAAGAAGTGAATTACAATGAGATCGCAAAACAGGGAGGGCTACTGCGATGCAGCACCATGCCACTGATTCGGGAAGCCAACTGA
- a CDS encoding SDR family oxidoreductase has translation MKILLTGANGYIGMRLLPLLLRAGHEVVCAVRNRDRLSITEDIRRQVQIVEIDFLKDVVPDLLPKDIDIAFYLIHSMTSSTDFTDKEERSANVFNEYLAETNCRQVIYLGGIANEENLSPHLWSRRNVEETLGSGEAALTVLRAAIIVGSGSASFEIIRDLCEKLPIMITPKWVKTRCQPIAIRNVMQYLIGVIDRKDCFNQTFDIGGPDILSYRSMMQEYARFRKLRLFIIDVPFLSPKLSSYWLYFVTSTSYKLALNLVDSMRVEVITKDTRLQDMLDIEPISYRDALEMAFKRIRQNQVVSSWKDSMVSGIMDQEVRDYIKVPEYGCLKDKQQIILEDTEVTLDKIWAIGGKNGWYYANWLWRIRGTLDKVVGGVGLRRGRTHPDKIYEGDALDFWRVILADRDKRRLLLLAEMKVPGEAWLEFEIDDQNILHQTATFRPKGLWGRLYWYAMLPFHYFIFDGMIRKLADSR, from the coding sequence ATGAAGATATTATTGACCGGCGCCAATGGTTATATTGGCATGCGCTTGCTACCCTTGCTCCTCAGAGCTGGTCATGAAGTAGTATGTGCCGTAAGAAATCGGGATAGACTATCGATTACAGAGGATATCAGAAGGCAGGTCCAAATTGTTGAGATCGATTTTCTAAAGGATGTTGTTCCCGATCTCTTGCCAAAGGATATCGACATCGCTTTTTACCTGATCCATTCGATGACTTCCTCTACAGATTTTACGGACAAGGAAGAACGATCGGCAAATGTTTTCAACGAATACCTTGCAGAAACCAACTGCCGGCAGGTAATTTACTTGGGCGGTATCGCCAATGAAGAAAATCTTTCACCTCACTTATGGTCCAGGCGCAATGTGGAGGAGACTTTGGGGTCCGGAGAGGCTGCACTAACCGTCCTGAGGGCAGCGATCATAGTGGGCTCGGGCAGTGCCTCCTTTGAGATCATTCGTGACCTTTGTGAAAAACTACCGATAATGATTACCCCCAAGTGGGTCAAAACGCGTTGTCAACCTATTGCCATTCGCAATGTAATGCAATACCTGATTGGGGTCATAGACCGAAAGGATTGTTTCAATCAAACTTTTGACATTGGTGGCCCCGACATTCTCAGCTATCGCTCAATGATGCAAGAGTATGCCCGTTTCAGAAAGTTGAGATTATTTATCATTGACGTCCCTTTCTTATCACCTAAATTGTCTTCTTACTGGTTGTATTTTGTGACTTCCACCTCCTATAAGTTAGCGCTGAACCTAGTAGACAGCATGCGGGTCGAGGTTATAACTAAAGACACCCGCCTGCAGGATATGCTTGACATAGAGCCTATCTCCTATCGCGATGCCCTGGAAATGGCCTTTAAACGTATCCGGCAAAATCAGGTGGTTTCCAGTTGGAAGGACTCCATGGTCAGTGGGATCATGGACCAGGAGGTCAGGGACTATATCAAGGTGCCGGAATACGGCTGCCTCAAAGACAAACAACAGATTATTCTAGAAGATACTGAAGTAACGCTCGATAAGATCTGGGCCATCGGCGGAAAGAACGGCTGGTATTATGCCAATTGGCTATGGAGAATAAGAGGAACACTGGACAAAGTGGTAGGTGGTGTAGGACTCAGGCGTGGCCGAACTCATCCCGATAAGATCTATGAAGGTGATGCCTTGGATTTCTGGAGAGTAATTCTTGCCGATCGCGACAAACGCAGATTACTGCTTCTGGCAGAAATGAAAGTTCCAGGAGAAGCTTGGTTAGAGTTTGAGATCGATGACCAAAATATCCTTCATCAAACTGCTACTTTTCGACCCAAAGGCTTGTGGGGTCGATTGTATTGGTATGCCATGCTGCCCTTCCACTATTTTATTTTTGATGGGATGATCAGGAAATTAGCCGATAGTCGGTAG